From Felis catus isolate Fca126 chromosome B4, F.catus_Fca126_mat1.0, whole genome shotgun sequence:
CTTAAGGGGCGCACGCTCATGCTTGTGTCTTGTGGTGACTGCCCTTCTCTACCCACAGGAGACTCCCAAGCTAGATGGCCCACCTGATGCAGGTGAGATGGGGTGACAAGGAGGGAGATTTGGGTGTGACCCGTGGAGGCATCTGGGTACGCTTGCCTTCTCCCATCCTAGTTGCTGAGCCTGTCAGAGTGGTGGTCCTAGACTGCAGTGGTATCACCTTTGCAGATGCTGCTGGAGCCAGAGAGGTGGTACAGGTGAGGGACGGGGTAGGTTGAGGAGAAAGTCCCTTTATCCCATGCCTACCCTGTGATGTGGGATTTAACCCCCTTGCCCCGCTTCTGCAGCTAGCCAGGCGATGCCGAGATGCTGGGATCCACCTTCTCCTGGCTCAGTGTAATGGTGAGAGGTGTGGAAGAcctggggacgggggggggggggtggggtggggtgggggggaatagCTGGATGcttgggggagggaaaaggatGCAGTGTGGATTTAAGATCTAAGAGCCTGACCTGCCTCTCTACACAGCCTCAGTGCTGCGGACACTGACCCAGGCAGGACTCTTGGACAGAGTGACCCCAGAGCAGCTGTTTGTGAGTGTCCAGGACGCAGCTGCTCATGCCCTGGAGAGACTGGTGAGGGGGCAGTAGGAACGGGAGATCCAGGAGGCGCTGGGGTGGAGCAAGTGACATGTGAGTCAGTGGCTGAAGATCTAGGCAGAGGGTTTGGGGAAGGGGGCCGAGAAGGAAGCTGGAGGAAGAAAGTGGGGGGATGAAATGATTAGCCAATTTAAGGCTAAGCCAAGGAGACTGGGTCCAGCTCCGCATGAAGAACTGAGGAGCTAGGGTTTCAAAGTGGGGTGGTGTGCCCCCCAGAAGACTGCCAAATGCCGAGAGAGGGAGGAGGGTACCTAATCTACTCCTGACAGGTCCCCTCTCCTTTCCAGGAGCCTACAGGTCCAAAGACATGCACAGTGTGGGTCTGACCCGGTCATTTGGAGTGTGGAGGGCCCCGACAATATGTGCGCGAGGAGTCTCCTCACTTCATGTAACTAATAAAACAAAGCTGAGAGCCACTGGGGTTCATGAAGTGAGTCTGGGTGTCCACACGCCGGCCCTCGGTGCCCCTTTCTCCATGCCCGCGGCATTGCAGAGACACAACTAAAAATGGCTTTCACTTGTGTGTTCACCGGCCCCCGCCCCAGCTCCGGAGTCACTGGTTCTCTCCacaggggtggggctggaaccGGTGCACAGAGTCCTGGAtccagagatgggggagggggcacagcccTGGGAATACACGTTGGGGGCTTCCCCATCCCCTCAGTCCCAAGGAGATGagagttatttccattttaggtTCTTAGAGTCCCCATGGGCTTTTTGGCACTTGGaaagtgaccccccccccacttcctgccccATGAGaagagggttggggggaggacTTGGCACTGGCCTTGGGTCGAGTTATGGCTCCATCGCATCGCTGGGCACTCGCAGAAAGGAGGAGTGTCACCAGGACAAGCCCCTATTTGGGATCGGATTCTGAAGGGGATCAGGGACAGTCAGTGGAGTAGTCactgggtggtgggtggggttTGCTAGAAATTCCTGGCAGGGACAAGGAGGCAGGCCCAGCCTGAGAGTTGGAAGGCCCGAGTGGCCATCATTCTGCGGTCATGCACTGCAGCCGGTGTTTGAAGAAGAGTAGGCGGTGTTTGGCCACCTGACTTTCATCCAGCGATCCTGGGTAGCGGTACCGGGCATAAGTCTCTGCCCCCACATCCCTTGAGGTCCAAGGCAGTTTCAACTTAGATGCATGATCCACAACGACGTCTGAGCAGGAGCCCACCCGCAAGGAACCAAGCCCGTCCAGGAAGAATTCTGGCAGTGGAGGGAAGGGGAGTACACAGTGAAGCGTCTGAAGGGCGCAGAGGGCCGACCCTTAAAGGGAGAACTGAGAGTTGGGGTACACAGGCTGCACCTGTAAAGACTCCTTTTGTGAGGGCCTTGGGCTAGTTAATTCATTTGGGTCCTAGTTTTACTCTTACGTAAAATGAAGTCAACATCCTTACTTTGTGTTTTGAGAGCATACCCCcatcctccccaacacacacctaaataaatgttcaataaatgctgaaCAGGCCGCTCCAGGAGTGTGGTCTGAACCAGGGGAAGCGGCTGGGACTGGACTCAAGGTCTGACAGTGGTGGGGGAAGTTAAAGGCCGGCCTACCCAGTAGCTGTACTGGGCTTGGAGGTTTAAAGGGTGTGcgggccaggagggagggagccctgtCTCTTGCCCGGGGCGCAAGGCTTGGTAAATTTTCGCAGAACTCTCCAGGGGCCCCGGGTGCCAGCCGTGGGCTCCACTGGGGTGGGCGTAGGAGTGCCCGCTGCCTTTGGAGCCTCGCCCAGAGCCCCGCGGGGGTCTCTGCCCGGGGTCGGGAGGGGACGCCACTCACCCAGATGCGCCACGCGGCTGAGCCGCGGGTCGAAGCCGACCTCGCGCACCTTGTCGGTGCGCGCCAGGAAGAAGTTGACCACGCCGTCGGTGACCACGCAGCCCGGAAAGCCGACGAGCTCGTGGTGGAAGCCGCGCCTTTGCCGGAGGCAGTTCCCGCGGCCTGGCGCGccgggctccacgctcagcagcTGCCGGTAGGTGGTGGCGAAGCCGGAGATCTCGCGCACCGCGCCCCCGACCTGCGGGGAGTGGGAGGTTGGCTCCAGGCGGGACGGGGACTGCCGGCAGTTAGATCCGCGCTGCCCCTCCCTCGGGTGGTTCCCCGGCCGCGTCCTCTCCCGCTCCACCCCCGCAGGACCCAGATTGTCCCCCAGGCTCCCTTCGTCGTCCTCTGTCCGTCCCAGGGCCGGCCGCTGTCGGCCGGGTCTCCCCCGCCGCTGCTTTAGCTTGCTGGAGtccctccttctcccaccccacGTTCCGCGGGCCCTCCCTTACCAGGTCCAGCGACGTCCGCTCCAGCACGTCCACAAGCCTCTCCAGCCGCGTCCTCGCCGTGAAGACAAAGTCGTCGTCCACCCACAAGACGTACTTGGTGGTTACTTGGGATACGGCCAGGTTCCGGCCTGCGAACCAGCCCTGGGGGCAGGGTACATACAGTTAGTGAGGCTATAGAGATAGGACACAACCCCTCTGCcacctttcctcctctctcccgaCGCATGTCTAAACCTTCCGGGACCTACCAGTGGCTCAGAGCTAGGCAAGAAATGCAGTTTCCCAACTGCCAGGGGTAATAAGTCCGTGTTTGGAGGGAGGATGTTAGAACGCATTTAATTTATgcgtgcattcattcattcattcatccatcatccatttGTTGAGCGCTCCCTAGGTGCTAAGCACATTCTAAGGATGCAGCGCGAATAAGATAGGCGCGATTCCTCCTCCCCCGGAGCTTATTATGTTCCAGGAATCGCCGTGATTCACAGGCACCAGTAATTCTGAGGCAGGTAGTCCTGGAATCACTACTCCGGTGACTTCAGACCCACCGCGCGCCTCTGTCTCTCGGCGCCCTCTGGCGCGCGGTTCAGCCTTGCTGACTGCGCACCTTGCCAAAAGGCATGAGATAGTGCTCGATGTGGGGGCCACTAATGCTCTCTGGCTTGTCGCTGTCGTCGGCGATGACCACGGTGACCGTTGGGTAGAAGCGGCGGATGCTGGCGATGAGCGCCCGAAGCCGATTGTAACGAAGGAAGGTCTTAGTGGCGATGGTGACCAGGGCGCTGATATTGTACTGGGCTGGGAGTGAGGGACAGGGTTAGGTGCAGAGAAGGAGAGTGGAAGTGAGGAGCTGGAAAACATCTCCCACGTcctccctctcccagcttctCCCCACCAGGCCTGGATTTAGGTCCTTGAACGCACCAGCCTCACCTCCCTGGGGTAGAGACCCAGGTGGGTACAGCCGAGGGTTGGGTGGGTGTCTTATGCGGATGGTAAAGGCGGCCTCATGTCCCTCCGTGGAGAACCGGACTGGGAAGAAAGGACACCAGACGTGGTCCTTAAAGTTGGGACAACATTCCCTTTTCAGCAAATCACTATTTAAGTGCCTACTCTGTGTACCACTTTCCTGAGCCCTGGTGGACAAGAATGCAAGGTGTTTACCTCCATGGCACTAACACTCTAATGggtgggagaaagaaaattaaagatttaattttttaaatgatttaattaaaaGCTAAcctttattgagcatttactatgtgcagGTACTTTTTAAGTTCACCTTAAATATATGAACCCACTTAACCTTGATAAGCCCCATAAGGTAGATTCCTGCTACAGAAAAAGGCATAGAGAAATTAAGCAACTGGTCTACATTTACACAACTCTTAAGCAACAAAGCTGAGATAGGAACCTAGTCATTCTGGTTCTAGgctaagtaaataaaattcagataCTGGCAAGCATTGAATGGAAAATAAAGCAAGTAATGTGATAGTGAAGAGgagacatttgagctgagatccAAGTGACAAGAAGGAGCCAGCTATGCAAAaatctgggggaagagcattctaggcagagggaacagcaaatgcaaaggccccaAAGAGGGAGCAGATTTGGTGTAGCAAGTCTCGGAGAGAAGGAGGCGGGCTGTGTTGTGCCCCTTTTGCTGGAGGAGACACGGGAGCTCTGGGACATGAAGTCCCTTGCCCTCCAGTAAGTGGTGGTTTGGGAATAGAGCTTGAGCCTTCTGGCTCCTGGGGCAAATCACTTCCTGGGGCCCCCATAGTTGGCCTGAAGAGGGGACACACCCGAGGCTCGGGTTTCCCTTTGGCCTGCTCTGGCCCCAGATGAACAAaggccccttctctccctctctggccctgctGGCCTAGCTGAAATGCCCATTGTGTGACTGGGCAGCTCTGGCCATTGCCCGAGTGTCTCCCACACCCTCTGCCATTTGCCCTATTCAgcctttctgggctctctgttgacCCAGCTTGCCCCTGCCTCCGCCCAGACCTCACACCTGTGTCTGCTGTGTTTGCCTGGTAACTTCGGCTGCTATAAGTAACCAGTTGTAGCTGCCGGTTGAGTTGGTCCAGCCCTGGGCTGGCGAGGGTGAGATCAGGCTGCCCCTCTCCAGTGAGAGTCACTCCCGTCACTTCCCCGGCCACGTCCCAGGTGCCCAAAGAGGCAGTCAGGTTCACCTGGGAGAGGGGGTTGGAGAGGACAGGGTTAGGCCTCAGACCTGCCTCTTGCCTCCCTGGTTCCTCCACCTTTCTGTTGGCAGCCCTGTCTCCCTCCAGCATCccatttcccaccccctcccccaccccaagtttatttatttattttgagagagagagagagagagagagagaggcagagagagaggcagagagagattcccaaggaggctccgtgctgtcagtgcagagttccaCACAGGGCTCTCAATtccagcaactgtgagatcatggcctgagctgacaCTAAGTGCCGGTTgccaggcacctgggtagcttgttggttgggtgtctgacttcagctcgggtcacgatctcacgggttcatgagttcgagcaccatgttgggctctgtgctgatagcctagaacctggaacctgcttctgattctgtctccctctctctctgcccctccctgctctcactctgcctctctctctctcaaaaataaataaacattaaaaaaaagaaagagtcggttgcagggtgcctgggtggcttagttggttgggcgcctgactttggctcaggtcatgatctcatggttcgtgacttcgagccccgcatcgggctctgtgctgatagcttagaacCTGGAACCTATtttggactctctgtctccctctctctctgcccctcccccgttcaagctctgtctcagtctctctcaaaaataaacattaaaaaaaaagtcagttgcttaacctactaagccacccaggcgccccccccccccatccttagTGACCGCCCCGCCTCCCCAGCCTCTTACCTGGTAAAGCTCCTGACCAGAAGCTGCCTGCAGGCTCAgccctgggaggaaggagagggaatcaGAATCCCAGACAGCCTTGAATTCTTCCtcgctttctcttctctctttcaccACACACAGCACAGACCTTCTCACCCATCCCTCTTTGTTGAGGCCACAGCAGGGCACATTTTGGGACGCAGCCTAGGGTAACTGAGTTTTCACTCCTTTCCATCAAAGTGATAGCTCTTTATGGCCCGCCCCACCTATCCACCTAATCTTTGGTCGGCAAAGAATAGATTCTTTGTCCCAAACCTCTCCAGTTACAGTCAGCTGCAGTTCCTGACGACCCTACAGTTCCTTTGGTCCTCACCTCCTGCCTCAGGAACCCCCTTCTGCTCTCAAATCCTGCCTTCATCagaagctcccccccccccagcctcttaTTCCAATCTTCCTTAGCCCTTCCTCACCCAGCCTTGAGCTCCACCACCCCCACAGTGGCTTAGGTCACCCCCCAGACCCCCCCACCTGGCACCAAGATGCTCCGGAGGGGCTGGACCTCCACACCCTGCAGGGGGTATTGAAGAGGGGAGTTGGCAGGGGCTATGAGCAGCTGGTCAGCAGCAGACTGGCTCCTGGCAgtggaggacagagaaggaatCAAGGGCAGAGGGGCTCTCCTTCCTGTCACACCCTCCCTCCAAGCCTCCCAAGGCTCACCCTCCGCAGAGACATGCCCTCTTTTTCAGCTGGTACCTTGAAAGGAAGGCCTGGAACTCCTGCTCCCTGGAGGCAGA
This genomic window contains:
- the B4GALNT1 gene encoding beta-1,4 N-acetylgalactosaminyltransferase 1 isoform X2, whose protein sequence is MRLGRRALCVLVLLLACASLGLLYVSTRDAPGLRAPLALWTPLQGPSRPELPDLSPEPRYAHIPVRIKEQVVGRLSGNNCSCEASGGSFHFPFQRQLRAIDLTKAFDPEELRAASASREQEFQAFLSRSQSAADQLLIAPANSPLQYPLQGVEVQPLRSILVPGLSLQAASGQELYQVNLTASLGTWDVAGEVTGVTLTGEGQPDLTLASPGLDQLNRQLQLVTYSSRSYQANTADTVRFSTEGHEAAFTIRIRHPPNPRLYPPGSLPQGAQYNISALVTIATKTFLRYNRLRALIASIRRFYPTVTVVIADDSDKPESISGPHIEHYLMPFGKGWFAGRNLAVSQVTTKYVLWVDDDFVFTARTRLERLVDVLERTSLDLVGGAVREISGFATTYRQLLSVEPGAPGRGNCLRQRRGFHHELVGFPGCVVTDGVVNFFLARTDKVREVGFDPRLSRVAHLEFFLDGLGSLRVGSCSDVVVDHASKLKLPWTSRDVGAETYARYRYPGSLDESQVAKHRLLFFKHRLQCMTAE
- the B4GALNT1 gene encoding beta-1,4 N-acetylgalactosaminyltransferase 1 isoform X3, yielding MRLGRRALCVLVLLLACASLGLLYVSTRDAPGLRAPLALWTPLQGPSRPELPDLSPEPRYAHIPVRIKEQVVGQLRAIDLTKAFDPEELRAASASREQEFQAFLSRSQSAADQLLIAPANSPLQYPLQGVEVQPLRSILVPGLSLQAASGQELYQVNLTASLGTWDVAGEVTGVTLTGEGQPDLTLASPGLDQLNRQLQLVTYSSRSYQANTADTVRFSTEGHEAAFTIRIRHPPNPRLYPPGSLPQGGEAAQYNISALVTIATKTFLRYNRLRALIASIRRFYPTVTVVIADDSDKPESISGPHIEHYLMPFGKGWFAGRNLAVSQVTTKYVLWVDDDFVFTARTRLERLVDVLERTSLDLVGGAVREISGFATTYRQLLSVEPGAPGRGNCLRQRRGFHHELVGFPGCVVTDGVVNFFLARTDKVREVGFDPRLSRVAHLEFFLDGLGSLRVGSCSDVVVDHASKLKLPWTSRDVGAETYARYRYPGSLDESQVAKHRLLFFKHRLQCMTAE
- the B4GALNT1 gene encoding beta-1,4 N-acetylgalactosaminyltransferase 1 isoform X1, which encodes MRLGRRALCVLVLLLACASLGLLYVSTRDAPGLRAPLALWTPLQGPSRPELPDLSPEPRYAHIPVRIKEQVVGRLSGNNCSCEASGGSFHFPFQRQLRAIDLTKAFDPEELRAASASREQEFQAFLSRSQSAADQLLIAPANSPLQYPLQGVEVQPLRSILVPGLSLQAASGQELYQVNLTASLGTWDVAGEVTGVTLTGEGQPDLTLASPGLDQLNRQLQLVTYSSRSYQANTADTVRFSTEGHEAAFTIRIRHPPNPRLYPPGSLPQGGEAAQYNISALVTIATKTFLRYNRLRALIASIRRFYPTVTVVIADDSDKPESISGPHIEHYLMPFGKGWFAGRNLAVSQVTTKYVLWVDDDFVFTARTRLERLVDVLERTSLDLVGGAVREISGFATTYRQLLSVEPGAPGRGNCLRQRRGFHHELVGFPGCVVTDGVVNFFLARTDKVREVGFDPRLSRVAHLEFFLDGLGSLRVGSCSDVVVDHASKLKLPWTSRDVGAETYARYRYPGSLDESQVAKHRLLFFKHRLQCMTAE